Proteins co-encoded in one Neosynechococcus sphagnicola sy1 genomic window:
- a CDS encoding MogA/MoaB family molybdenum cofactor biosynthesis protein codes for MIAPIPHPDDAPGIRLSTAVITVSDTRTPDTDHSGQLMQQLLRQAGHGVTCYQILPDEPLQIQAQLTALTADPALVAILCNGGTGIAPRDTTYDAIAALLEKQLPGFGELFRWLSFQEIGSRAIASRAVAGLYRSKLIFALPGSTKAVRLGMEQLILPELVHLSQQVRS; via the coding sequence GTGATAGCCCCAATTCCCCATCCTGACGATGCTCCTGGTATCCGCCTCTCCACTGCCGTGATCACTGTCAGTGATACCCGCACCCCCGATACCGATCACAGTGGACAACTGATGCAGCAATTGCTGCGTCAGGCAGGCCATGGGGTGACGTGCTATCAAATTCTCCCGGATGAACCTCTCCAGATCCAGGCTCAACTCACCGCCTTAACGGCAGATCCAGCGTTGGTGGCGATTCTCTGCAATGGCGGTACGGGGATTGCGCCCCGGGATACCACCTACGATGCGATCGCAGCCTTGCTGGAGAAGCAACTTCCTGGCTTTGGAGAACTCTTTCGTTGGCTGAGCTTTCAGGAAATTGGCTCCCGAGCGATCGCCTCTCGGGCGGTAGCTGGTCTCTATCGCAGCAAGCTGATCTTCGCCCTCCCTGGTTCTACCAAGGCCGTGCGTCTGGGGATGGAGCAATTGATTCTGCCAGAACTGGTTCACCTGAGCCAGCAAGTGCGGAGCTAA
- the psb28 gene encoding photosystem II reaction center protein Psb28, whose translation MAEIQFSRGLREDVIPEVRLTRARNGGSGTATFYFQNPGALSNTNTEEITGMYLIDEEGELATREVKAKFINGQPAALEALYLMKTADEWERFMRFMERYANEHGLGFSQS comes from the coding sequence ATGGCAGAAATTCAATTTTCCCGTGGACTCCGGGAGGACGTAATTCCCGAAGTCCGTCTGACCCGTGCCCGCAATGGGGGAAGTGGTACGGCAACCTTTTATTTTCAAAATCCCGGTGCCTTGAGCAATACAAATACGGAAGAGATCACGGGCATGTACCTGATCGATGAAGAAGGTGAGCTGGCGACACGGGAAGTCAAAGCCAAATTTATTAATGGTCAACCCGCTGCCCTGGAAGCCCTCTATCTGATGAAAACCGCCGATGAGTGGGAACGATTCATGCGGTTTATGGAGCGCTACGCCAACGAACATGGCTTAGGTTTTAGTCAGTCCTAG